A window of the Gemmatimonadota bacterium genome harbors these coding sequences:
- a CDS encoding type II toxin-antitoxin system HicB family antitoxin → MSRYLIVIEKTGTGFSAYSPDLTGCVSTGTTRSEVESNMKEAIEFHLDGMKEEGYPIPEPTAKSTYLEIAH, encoded by the coding sequence ATGAGCCGTTACCTTATCGTTATAGAAAAGACCGGAACCGGATTCTCGGCGTATTCACCTGACCTTACAGGTTGCGTATCAACTGGTACTACACGGTCTGAAGTAGAATCGAACATGAAGGAAGCGATCGAGTTTCATCTCGACGGGATGAAAGAAGAAGGGTATCCCATACCCGAGCCCACAGCGAAATCGACTTACCTTGAAATAGCCCATTAA
- the lexA gene encoding repressor LexA yields the protein MAYTSPGKTREKIYDFVRERILSGTPPTTRDVQRAFGFRAVQSARQHLEKLVFEGKLAKVDGRSRGYRLPEFGKASPTQLIAMLGRVQAGELTEAMEDPPEYIMVQTRFDDDELFALTVEGESMLHAGILPGDMVIVRRQPTASPGDIVVALVGDEATVKRYRERDGRVELHPENEAFDPIIPREDGAPFSLLGKVIEIRRTVE from the coding sequence ATGGCCTACACATCGCCTGGGAAGACCAGGGAGAAGATCTACGATTTCGTGCGGGAGCGGATCTTGAGCGGGACCCCGCCCACGACCCGGGACGTGCAGCGCGCATTCGGGTTCCGTGCGGTCCAGTCCGCCCGCCAGCACCTGGAGAAGTTGGTGTTCGAGGGAAAGCTCGCCAAGGTGGACGGCAGGTCCCGGGGTTACCGGCTGCCGGAGTTCGGCAAGGCCAGTCCCACCCAGTTGATCGCCATGCTGGGGCGCGTACAGGCGGGCGAGCTGACCGAGGCCATGGAGGATCCGCCGGAATACATCATGGTGCAGACGCGTTTCGACGACGATGAGCTTTTCGCCCTGACCGTGGAGGGGGAGAGCATGCTTCATGCCGGCATCCTGCCGGGGGACATGGTGATCGTGCGCCGGCAGCCGACGGCCAGTCCGGGGGACATCGTGGTGGCCCTGGTGGGCGACGAGGCGACGGTCAAGCGGTACCGGGAGCGGGACGGCCGCGTCGAGCTGCATCCGGAGAACGAGGCCTTCGACCCGATCATCCCCCGGGAGGACGGCGCGCCCTTTTCGCTGCTGGGCAAGGTCATCGAGATACGGCGGACCGTTGAATAG
- a CDS encoding DNA polymerase Y family protein, with the protein MDRAGATPKSAAGRTACINIRALPLRLLLRSHPQWRERPVAVVEEDKPLSPILWLNAAAVKGGIRPGMKYAAALSLDRGLCAGTVSEEEVGAAVRQVHGALDRFSPRVEPSAEEPGIFWVDAGGLDRLYASLEDWAGQMHAALSGLELPASIAVGFSRFGTYAVAKARDAVVVLPTMEAEDAESRKVRLLDLQLEPKLRERLDKLAVYTVGDFLALPGERIARHLGEQARALYRFAAGDRSLPLQPRGLSEPLRARMELDANESDARGLQFRVSQLLAPLLKAAGERYQAAAALRLAFRQENGTRHRCRVQAAEPTLDARVLLELVGLRLETISFPFPPVELALEVEGVPVTADKLNLLQENPDRDTGSAMRALARVRAEFGPGSVLTAQLASGHLPEARFGWQPFGKLAAATPRPVAVRALVRRAHASPRLLEGQPVNWQAPSGPGPPGPPPEHLVSGGWWVREVRRDYRFVDTARGETLWVYYDHGSGRWYVQGRVE; encoded by the coding sequence ATGGACCGGGCTGGCGCCACACCGAAATCTGCCGCGGGCCGGACGGCCTGCATTAACATCCGGGCGTTGCCGCTCCGGCTCCTGCTGAGGAGCCATCCGCAGTGGCGGGAACGGCCGGTGGCGGTGGTGGAAGAGGATAAGCCCCTGAGCCCCATCCTGTGGCTCAACGCCGCGGCCGTCAAGGGCGGGATCCGTCCGGGCATGAAGTACGCCGCGGCCCTCTCCCTGGACCGCGGCCTGTGCGCCGGGACGGTTTCGGAGGAGGAGGTGGGGGCGGCGGTCAGGCAGGTCCACGGCGCGCTGGACCGTTTCAGCCCCCGGGTGGAGCCGAGCGCGGAGGAGCCGGGGATCTTCTGGGTGGACGCGGGGGGACTGGACCGGCTCTACGCGTCGCTGGAGGACTGGGCCGGGCAGATGCACGCCGCCCTCTCCGGGCTGGAACTGCCAGCGAGCATCGCGGTCGGTTTTAGCCGCTTCGGCACCTATGCCGTCGCCAAAGCGAGGGACGCGGTGGTCGTGCTCCCCACCATGGAGGCCGAGGATGCCGAAAGCCGAAAGGTGCGGCTGCTCGATCTGCAACTCGAGCCGAAGCTGCGGGAACGGCTGGACAAGCTGGCCGTGTATACCGTGGGGGATTTCCTGGCCCTTCCCGGGGAGCGGATCGCCCGGCATCTCGGCGAGCAGGCCCGGGCCCTCTACCGCTTCGCGGCGGGAGACCGGTCCCTGCCGCTTCAGCCGCGGGGCCTTTCCGAACCGCTCCGCGCCCGGATGGAACTGGACGCGAACGAATCGGACGCCCGGGGCCTCCAGTTCCGGGTGTCCCAGCTATTGGCGCCCCTGCTGAAGGCCGCGGGCGAGAGATACCAGGCGGCCGCCGCCCTCCGGCTGGCGTTCCGGCAGGAGAACGGCACGCGCCACCGCTGCCGGGTCCAGGCGGCCGAACCGACGCTGGACGCCAGGGTCCTGCTGGAGCTGGTGGGCCTGCGCCTGGAAACGATTTCCTTCCCCTTCCCCCCGGTGGAGCTGGCCCTCGAGGTGGAGGGCGTGCCCGTCACCGCCGACAAGCTGAACCTCCTGCAGGAGAATCCGGACCGCGACACCGGCTCGGCCATGCGGGCCCTGGCGCGGGTCCGGGCCGAGTTCGGCCCCGGTTCGGTCCTCACGGCGCAACTGGCGTCGGGGCATCTCCCGGAAGCCCGTTTCGGGTGGCAGCCCTTCGGCAAGCTCGCCGCGGCCACCCCCCGGCCGGTGGCCGTACGCGCCCTGGTACGCCGCGCCCACGCCAGTCCCCGGCTCCTGGAAGGCCAGCCCGTGAACTGGCAGGCGCCTTCGGGCCCCGGCCCGCCCGGCCCGCCCCCGGAACACCTGGTCAGCGGCGGATGGTGGGTCCGGGAGGTCCGGAGGGATTACCGTTTCGTCGACACCGCGCGGGGCGAAACCCTCTGGGTCTACTACGACCACGGGAGCGGCCGCTGGTACGTCCAGGGCCGGGTGGAATGA
- a CDS encoding OsmC family peroxiredoxin: MMNRQHSYEVGVTWTGNQGEGTSTYKAYTRDYDIACEGKPVIKGSADPGYLGDAARHNPEDMLLASLSACHMLWYLHLCTVSKVVVTAYEDRAEGVLELNQDGSGQFARVTLRPRVTISAESDAATAERLHERANAMCFIARSVNCPVDHEAETVIG; this comes from the coding sequence ATCATGAACAGGCAACATTCGTACGAGGTCGGCGTAACATGGACGGGTAACCAGGGCGAGGGCACGAGCACGTACAAGGCCTATACGCGGGATTACGACATCGCCTGCGAGGGCAAGCCGGTGATCAAGGGCTCCGCGGATCCCGGCTATCTTGGCGACGCCGCGCGCCATAATCCGGAGGACATGCTGCTGGCTTCTCTTTCGGCCTGCCACATGCTCTGGTATCTGCATCTCTGCACGGTGAGCAAGGTCGTGGTGACCGCCTACGAAGACCGCGCGGAAGGCGTGCTGGAACTGAATCAGGACGGCTCGGGCCAGTTCGCGCGCGTGACCCTCAGGCCCCGCGTTACGATTTCGGCGGAGAGCGACGCGGCCACCGCGGAGCGACTGCACGAACGGGCCAACGCCATGTGCTTCATCGCCAGGTCCGTGAATTGCCCGGTGGATCACGAGGCGGAGACGGTCATTGGCTAG
- a CDS encoding recombinase A, whose product MSSLQDRDLQDRDLQDLEPYFTRMPAGKREERPRWSRSHLAGRLCELSSVPGAALLTAAFRLVLDAQLEGEPAAWITATPDTFFAPDAAESGVDLDALVVIRVPDARAAARAADRVLRSGGFGLVVMDLHADSRIPVPLQVRLARQARDHHAALLCLTAKSREAPSLGPMVTLRGQTSCRRLAVDRFQCEVEILKDKCHGPGWRHTEICRGPDGLH is encoded by the coding sequence ATGTCGTCCCTGCAGGATCGGGATCTGCAGGACCGGGATCTGCAGGATCTCGAACCCTATTTCACGCGGATGCCCGCCGGAAAGCGGGAGGAGCGGCCGCGCTGGTCGCGGTCGCATTTGGCCGGGCGCCTCTGCGAGCTCTCGTCCGTCCCCGGGGCCGCCCTGCTGACGGCCGCCTTCCGGCTGGTGCTGGACGCCCAGCTCGAGGGTGAGCCGGCGGCCTGGATCACGGCGACGCCGGACACCTTCTTCGCGCCGGACGCGGCGGAGAGCGGCGTGGACCTGGACGCCCTGGTGGTCATCCGCGTACCGGACGCCCGGGCCGCGGCGCGGGCGGCGGATCGGGTCCTGCGTTCGGGCGGCTTCGGCCTGGTGGTGATGGACCTGCACGCCGATTCCAGGATCCCCGTGCCCCTGCAGGTGCGCCTGGCCCGGCAGGCGCGGGACCACCATGCCGCCCTCCTGTGCCTGACCGCCAAGTCCCGCGAGGCGCCTTCGCTGGGGCCGATGGTCACCCTGAGGGGCCAGACCTCCTGCCGCCGCCTGGCGGTGGACCGTTTTCAATGCGAAGTCGAAATCCTGAAGGACAAATGTCATGGACCGGGCTGGCGCCACACCGAAATCTGCCGCGGGCCGGACGGCCTGCATTAA
- a CDS encoding type II toxin-antitoxin system HicB family antitoxin encodes MNLEYTAVVKHTGEWWIGWIEEVPGVNCQERTHQELRQSLVESLSEALEFNKREALAARGSES; translated from the coding sequence ATGAACTTGGAATACACCGCAGTAGTGAAACACACTGGCGAATGGTGGATTGGCTGGATTGAGGAAGTGCCTGGTGTCAATTGCCAGGAACGTACCCACCAGGAATTACGGCAAAGTCTCGTCGAATCGCTTTCAGAAGCATTGGAATTCAACAAGCGCGAGGCCCTGGCTGCCAGGGGAAGCGAATCATGA
- the dnaE gene encoding DNA polymerase III subunit alpha → MARERAEPTASNPTAAPRERAEPAPRTAAAPAPSNPTCAPRAGAGTAASPYAPLWCKSNYSFLEGVSHPEELVEACRRLGLSSLALTDRNGVYGIVRAHVRARELDVHLVVGSQVSLRDGSEIVLLVQDREGYAHLCRLLTAGHLRGAKGNCRVSWEEVCRHSPGLIALWIGASGTTGSGNASPAGIGPAVSGNAGPAGRDAASAGASGSNLSGPAAPFPEPLRAAFEDRLYVVLARHRRAEETLKEIRLRELAARFGLPTVAAVEVLYHTPGRRPLQDVLTCIREGVTLPAAGRLLRPNDQHALKGPEDMARLFADDPASLERTREVAARCTFSLGELRYRYPLERLPKGKTSIQYLEERTFEGAARRLGGKFETQVPQLKKELALIRELEYEGYFLTMHEIVEYCRRERILCQGRGSAANSAVCFALGITGVDPTQVNLLFERFISRERAEPPDIDLDIEHNRREEVIQHVYKKYGRTHAAMVANVVRYRHRSAIREVGKVLEIPATGLDRLARQVSHGHWDEDFIRQAGLDPENPALRHLAALVQEIQDFPRHLSIHPGGFLLGHHPVHDLVPIENATMEGRTVIQWDKEDVEDAGLFKVDLLGLGALNLLHLGFDLLRRHRRMELSLATLPREDDATFDLICRSDTVGVFQIESRAQMAMLGRLKPRTYYDLVIEISIVRPGPITGGMVHPYLRRRNGEEEVTYPHESLVPVLEKTLGVPLFQEQVMQLAMVAADYTPGEADQLRRDMAAWRRSGRIERHRERLVSRMIKKGIAEEFAEHVFMQIRGFGEYGFPESHAASFAHIAYATAYLRCHYPAEFTCALLNAQPMGFYSPSTIVNDARIHGVEVRPVSLRHSRWDCTLEEVDGRNEREGGSTAGYRGRSGAGGRKPRLPFAVRMGLRYVRGLGEGDGGRLEAAMEQAPFRDIADVARRSGLSADKLESLAEAGAFACFGPFGPDRRGALWQVLGTETGGPPPLPLKNHGAPPRFQSLNSLETILWDHQAAGHSVRGHLLKPRRAELAARGLPTAQELNGMPDGRSVRYVGLVICRQRPGTAQGVTFMTLEDETGFVNLVIWEKVFERNALLARTLHCMGVTGNLQVGEGVVHLVVEAVWDPKLEDRTLRLRSRDFR, encoded by the coding sequence ATGGCCCGTGAACGCGCGGAGCCGACGGCCTCGAACCCCACCGCCGCGCCCCGGGAACGCGCTGAGCCGGCACCCCGCACCGCGGCGGCCCCGGCGCCCTCGAACCCCACCTGCGCGCCCCGCGCCGGCGCTGGTACCGCCGCCAGCCCCTACGCGCCCCTCTGGTGCAAGAGCAATTACTCCTTCCTGGAAGGGGTCAGCCATCCCGAGGAACTGGTGGAGGCCTGCCGGCGCCTGGGCCTTTCCTCCTTGGCGCTTACCGACCGCAATGGGGTGTACGGCATCGTGCGGGCCCACGTCCGCGCCCGGGAACTGGACGTCCACCTGGTCGTGGGGTCGCAGGTCAGCCTCCGGGACGGCTCGGAGATCGTGCTGCTGGTCCAGGACCGGGAAGGCTACGCCCACCTCTGCCGGCTGCTGACCGCCGGGCACCTGCGCGGCGCCAAGGGGAACTGCCGGGTGAGCTGGGAGGAGGTGTGCCGCCACAGTCCGGGGCTGATCGCCCTGTGGATCGGCGCGTCGGGAACGACGGGCTCCGGGAACGCCAGTCCGGCTGGCATCGGGCCGGCTGTCTCCGGGAACGCCGGTCCGGCTGGCCGCGACGCCGCGTCCGCCGGCGCGTCCGGCTCGAACCTCTCGGGCCCTGCCGCCCCCTTCCCCGAACCGCTCCGCGCGGCCTTCGAAGACCGCCTGTACGTGGTCCTGGCCCGGCATCGCCGGGCGGAGGAGACCCTGAAGGAGATCCGCCTGCGGGAACTGGCGGCCCGGTTCGGCCTGCCCACCGTGGCCGCCGTGGAGGTCCTCTACCATACGCCTGGACGGCGCCCCCTGCAGGACGTGCTGACCTGCATCCGGGAGGGGGTGACCCTGCCCGCGGCCGGACGGCTCCTCCGGCCGAACGACCAGCACGCGCTCAAGGGGCCGGAGGACATGGCCCGCCTCTTCGCCGACGACCCGGCGTCCCTCGAACGGACCCGAGAGGTGGCCGCCCGCTGCACCTTCTCCCTCGGGGAACTGCGCTACCGCTACCCGCTGGAGCGCCTGCCGAAGGGCAAGACGTCCATCCAGTACCTGGAGGAGCGCACCTTCGAGGGCGCGGCCCGCCGCCTGGGCGGCAAGTTCGAAACGCAGGTCCCCCAGCTGAAGAAGGAACTCGCGCTGATCCGGGAGCTGGAGTACGAGGGGTATTTCCTGACCATGCACGAGATCGTGGAGTACTGCCGCCGCGAGCGCATCCTCTGCCAGGGCCGCGGGTCGGCGGCCAACTCCGCCGTCTGCTTCGCCCTGGGCATCACGGGCGTGGACCCCACCCAGGTGAACCTCCTCTTCGAGCGGTTCATCTCCCGGGAAAGGGCCGAGCCGCCGGACATCGACCTGGACATCGAGCACAACCGCCGGGAGGAGGTGATCCAGCACGTGTACAAGAAGTACGGGCGCACCCACGCCGCCATGGTGGCCAACGTGGTCCGCTACCGCCACCGGTCCGCCATCCGGGAGGTGGGCAAGGTCCTCGAGATCCCGGCCACCGGCCTGGACCGCCTGGCCCGGCAGGTGTCCCACGGGCACTGGGACGAGGACTTCATCCGCCAGGCCGGCCTCGACCCGGAGAACCCGGCCCTGCGCCACCTGGCCGCCCTGGTACAGGAGATCCAGGACTTCCCCCGCCACCTCTCCATCCATCCGGGGGGCTTCCTGCTGGGCCACCACCCCGTCCACGACCTGGTGCCCATCGAGAACGCCACCATGGAAGGGCGGACGGTGATCCAGTGGGACAAGGAGGACGTGGAGGACGCGGGGCTGTTCAAGGTGGACCTCCTGGGCCTGGGCGCCCTCAACCTGCTGCACCTCGGCTTCGACCTCCTGCGGCGGCACCGCCGGATGGAACTCTCTCTGGCCACGCTCCCCCGGGAGGACGACGCCACCTTCGACCTGATCTGCCGCAGCGACACGGTGGGCGTGTTCCAGATCGAGAGCCGGGCCCAGATGGCCATGCTGGGGCGCCTGAAGCCCCGCACCTACTACGACCTGGTGATCGAGATCAGCATCGTCCGCCCCGGGCCCATCACGGGCGGCATGGTCCACCCCTACCTGCGGCGGCGCAACGGCGAGGAGGAGGTCACCTATCCCCACGAAAGCCTCGTGCCCGTCCTGGAGAAGACCCTGGGCGTGCCCCTCTTCCAGGAGCAGGTGATGCAACTGGCCATGGTCGCGGCGGACTACACCCCCGGCGAGGCCGACCAACTCCGGCGGGACATGGCCGCCTGGCGGCGGTCGGGACGGATCGAGCGGCACCGGGAACGGCTGGTCTCGCGCATGATCAAAAAAGGCATCGCGGAGGAATTCGCCGAGCACGTCTTCATGCAGATCCGCGGCTTCGGCGAGTACGGCTTCCCGGAGAGCCACGCCGCCAGCTTCGCCCACATCGCCTACGCCACCGCCTACCTGCGCTGCCACTACCCGGCGGAGTTCACCTGCGCCCTGCTGAACGCCCAGCCCATGGGGTTCTACTCGCCCTCCACCATCGTCAACGACGCCCGGATACACGGGGTGGAGGTGCGGCCGGTGAGCCTGCGCCATAGCCGCTGGGACTGCACGCTGGAGGAGGTGGACGGCCGCAATGAGAGGGAGGGCGGCAGCACGGCCGGCTATCGAGGTAGGAGCGGCGCGGGCGGCCGCAAGCCCCGCCTTCCCTTCGCGGTCCGCATGGGCCTGCGCTACGTCCGCGGACTGGGGGAAGGGGACGGCGGGCGGCTGGAAGCGGCCATGGAGCAGGCCCCCTTCCGCGATATCGCCGACGTCGCCCGGCGGAGCGGCCTGAGCGCGGACAAGCTCGAGTCCCTGGCCGAGGCGGGCGCCTTCGCGTGCTTCGGCCCGTTCGGCCCGGACCGCCGCGGCGCTTTATGGCAGGTCCTGGGGACCGAAACCGGCGGGCCGCCCCCCTTGCCGCTGAAGAACCACGGCGCCCCGCCCCGCTTCCAGTCCCTGAACAGCCTGGAGACCATCCTCTGGGACCACCAGGCCGCCGGCCACAGCGTGCGGGGCCACCTCCTCAAGCCGCGCCGCGCCGAACTCGCCGCCCGGGGACTGCCCACCGCCCAGGAACTCAACGGCATGCCGGACGGCCGCTCGGTCCGTTACGTGGGCCTGGTCATCTGCCGCCAGCGCCCCGGGACCGCCCAGGGCGTCACCTTCATGACGCTGGAGGACGAGACCGGCTTCGTGAACCTGGTCATCTGGGAAAAGGTGTTCGAGCGCAACGCCCTGCTGGCCAGGACGCTGCACTGCATGGGCGTGACCGGCAACCTGCAGGTGGGCGAGGGGGTGGTCCATCTCGTGGTCGAGGCGGTCTGGGACCCGAAGCTGGAGGACCGGACGCTGCGGCTGCGGAGCCGGGATTTTCGATGA